Genomic DNA from Prevotella intermedia ATCC 25611 = DSM 20706:
CATTGGTGCCTGCACCAAGCCTTTGCCGTAGGTTCGGCTTCCCATTACGACAGCACGGTCTAAGTCTTGCAGGCTTCCGCTTGTTATTTCGCTTGCACTTGCTGTTTCGCCATTCACCAGCACAACTATCGGCATAAGGGTGTCTATTGGTTCAACTGCGGTCTTGTATTCGCGGTTGGCACGTTGCAGTTTACCTTTGGTATTTACGAGCGTAAGTCCTTTTGGCACAAACATATTCACAATGTTTATGGCTTCTTGCAGGCTGCCACCACCATTGTTTCGCAGGTCGAGTACGAGCGATTTCATACCTTCTTTCTTCATTTCTATGAAGGCACGGCGGACGTCTTTTGAGCAGTCTACGGTGAAAGAGTTCAAGTTTAGGTAGCCTATTCCGTTTTGCTGCAATCCGTAATAGGGCACAGCGGGCATTTGAATAGACTTACGGGTAAGCTTCAACTTCATAATTTTGCCTGTCGATGGGCGTTTAATCTTTAAAAGAAAGGTGGTGCCCACATCGCCACGCAAGTGGTTGCTAACATAGGTTGTAGTCTTTTTGTGCATCGCCGAATCGTTGATTGACAATATTATATCGCCCTTTTTCAGTCCTGCTTCCGCAGCAGGCATATTCTCGTAAGGCTCGTCTATCACCACGTTGTCTAATTTGAGGTTGTACCTTATCAGCGCACCAATGCCTGCATACTTGCCCGAAATCATCAGGTTTAGCTCCTTTACCTTGTCCTCTGGATAAAAAACGGTGTAGGGGTCGAGCGAGCGCAGCATAGCGTTGATGCCGTTGCCGATGACTTCGTCGGCATTCAACGTGTCTACATACATCATATCGAGGTATTTGTAGATGGCAGAAAAAGTTTCTAAGTTCTTTGCAACCTTGAAGTTATGGTTTTTGTCTGACGTACCTTGCGCCAAGGCATCTGTTTGCGATATGAATGCGAAAGCACACAGCGCAACAAGCAGTTTCTTTATCATTCTTTTCTATTTATAAACGATTTTGTATTTTAAGAATTAGTGCAAATTTACACTATTATCCTGAAATACGATTGAGAAATGGCATTAAAATAACAAAATAGTGAGATTACACGTTACTTGAACAGCATTGTTTTTGGCAGTTTCACCCACTTGTTGTCTACCACGATGCGTATGGTGCTACCCTCTACCTGCTTTAAAGTGTAGGTGCCGTCGGCATTGTGCGTAAGCGTTGCCACAAGGTCTTCGCTGCCGTAGTCGTTGATAATCGTAAGTGTGGCGGTGTTTCCTTTTATTGTTACGTCGGATATAATCCATTTTCGCGTGTCGCGTTTTGCGCCAAGATAACCTGCAACCTCGCCAAAAATCTCTTGTTTCGGCACTACGATGTTCTGTTTGTAGAAGTCTATGTCGAGCCAAACTTGGTATTCTTGGTTCTCTATGTGCCCTTTAAACGTCGTCGTATCGGTGGGGACGCCTTGCTGATATGTTGGTTGAGCAGTTGCAACCATAGATGGCAACGCCATTGCAGCCAAGCCGAAGGCTGTGAATATGAATATAATGAGCTTTGTTTTCATAACTCCTACAAAGATAGTTCTTTTTCTTTTGGGTTGCAGAAAAGAGGGTGTTTCTTTTTCAAACTTTAAATGTTTTGCTGATAAAAACGTGATTTATATCATATTTTAAAGGTCAAAAGTCTTAAAATGGTAAGTTTCCTTCTTCATTATTCGTTTTTTATAGTACCTTTGCAAAGATTGATAAGTAGTAACAAAAAGATGTTTCTGGATTTTATTTTTGAGGCAAGCTGGGAAGTATGCAACAAGGTAGGCGGTATCTACACAGTACTTTCTACACGTGCCAAGACATTACAGGAGAAGATGCGAGACCACGTTGTGTTTGTTGGTCCCGACTGTTATAACGGAACGGAGAACCCTTTCTTTACGGAAGACAACGAACTTTTTAAGGAATGGGTGGCAGTTGCAAACCGTGAAGGCTTGACTTTGAGGGTGGGACGATGGAACGTTCCGGGCAGCCCGATAGCATTTTTGGTAGATTTCCAATCTTTTTATGCCAGCAAGAATGAATTTTACGGTAAACTTTGGGAGCACTATGGCGTAGACAGTCTGCACGCTTATGGCGATTACGACGACTCTGCGATGTTCTCTTTGGCAGCTGCGAAGGTGCTAGAAAGCTATTATCGTTTCTATCTGAGCAACTCTAAGAATGTCATATTCCACGCCAACGAATGGCAAACAGGCTTTGCAGCGTTGGTTTTGCAGCACAATGTGCCCGAAATAGCAACACTTTTTACTACCCACGCAACTGGAATAGGGCGCAGTATAGCAGGAAACAACAAGCCGTTGTACGGTTATCTTCAGGCTTACAATGGCGACCAGATGGCAGGAGAGCTGAATATGGAAAGCAAACACTCCATTGAAAAGCAAACCGCGCATTATGTAGACTGTTTCACAACGGTGAGCGAGATTACCGCTTCTGAATGTAAGGAACTCTTGGATAAGCCTGTAGACGTTGTATTGCCAAATGGTTTTGAAGACGATTTCGTACCGAAAGCAGCCACGTTCAGCAAGAAACGCAAGGCAGCGCGCAAGCAATTGCTGCGTATAGCAGAAACTCTTACGGGCACAACGCTCGGCGACGATACGCTTATTGTATCTACCAGCGGTCGTTATGAGTTCAGAAACAAGGGCATCGACGTGTTTATTGATGCGATGAACCGACTGAATCACGACGAGAAACTGCAACGCAACGTTCTCGCTTTCATAGAAGTGCCAGGCTGGGTGGCACGTCCTCGTGCCGATTTGCAGGAGCGTTTGGCAACCGACAGTGTGTTCGACACAGCATTGGAACAACCGTTTGTTACCCACGAACTGT
This window encodes:
- a CDS encoding glycosyltransferase, with protein sequence MFLDFIFEASWEVCNKVGGIYTVLSTRAKTLQEKMRDHVVFVGPDCYNGTENPFFTEDNELFKEWVAVANREGLTLRVGRWNVPGSPIAFLVDFQSFYASKNEFYGKLWEHYGVDSLHAYGDYDDSAMFSLAAAKVLESYYRFYLSNSKNVIFHANEWQTGFAALVLQHNVPEIATLFTTHATGIGRSIAGNNKPLYGYLQAYNGDQMAGELNMESKHSIEKQTAHYVDCFTTVSEITASECKELLDKPVDVVLPNGFEDDFVPKAATFSKKRKAARKQLLRIAETLTGTTLGDDTLIVSTSGRYEFRNKGIDVFIDAMNRLNHDEKLQRNVLAFIEVPGWVARPRADLQERLATDSVFDTALEQPFVTHELYDADSDKVLNMMRHLGIANAQTDKVKLILVPCYLNGSDGIVDKPYYDVVLGNDLCVYPSYYEPWGYTPLEAVAFKVPCITTDLAGFGLWANQQKGRYCEITDGVKVIHRTDDNYSEVADAIKETIKEYAVMDKKAADKCRANAQKLSKKALWSEFIHAYEAAYDIAIKNRDARINAK
- a CDS encoding S41 family peptidase, with translation MIKKLLVALCAFAFISQTDALAQGTSDKNHNFKVAKNLETFSAIYKYLDMMYVDTLNADEVIGNGINAMLRSLDPYTVFYPEDKVKELNLMISGKYAGIGALIRYNLKLDNVVIDEPYENMPAAEAGLKKGDIILSINDSAMHKKTTTYVSNHLRGDVGTTFLLKIKRPSTGKIMKLKLTRKSIQMPAVPYYGLQQNGIGYLNLNSFTVDCSKDVRRAFIEMKKEGMKSLVLDLRNNGGGSLQEAINIVNMFVPKGLTLVNTKGKLQRANREYKTAVEPIDTLMPIVVLVNGETASASEITSGSLQDLDRAVVMGSRTYGKGLVQAPMDLPYNGNLKLTTSKYYIPSGRCIQAINYKHSRGGYVEHVPDSLTKEFRTANGRIVRDGGGINPDVKVLPDSLPNIAFYLASSGMDSTEVMLNWELDYIKQHPTIGEAKNFVISDADYESFKAAVIKSGFKYDRQSEKAIKNLVDIAKFEGYYDDAKPEFEALEKKLQHNLAKELDHHKQTIKQLVTADLVAAYHYQRGAIANSLQFDKQWKEAVKLLENAEEYKKILAPKQHN